The sequence below is a genomic window from Sander lucioperca isolate FBNREF2018 chromosome 10, SLUC_FBN_1.2, whole genome shotgun sequence.
GTCAGTTAAGTAAGTACTTTTCAAACATGTTTAATGGAAGCAGAGAATTATTGCTCAGAGCAAAGCTTTCTTTTATGATAAAACTGTTAACACATTTGATACCCCTTAAAAAAAGCACATGTAAATGTATCAcatatgaaaaacatttaacatgttTATCACATGTTGAACACCATTTTAATCGTATACATCATGTTGGTGCTTGTGATTTCCGGACACAagtaaaatgtaagaaaatacATGTGAAATCAACAATTATACAAATATGCATGTGAAGTATATGGACAATTTACATAGCAAAAACGGTATGTATTTCACATGAatattgtatgtttaatgtataaaaacaaaacatgaattcAACATGAACTTTTTCTTAAGGGAGTTGGGGGTTGTGGTCTGCTCAAGGGCACCTAAGTGGTAATAATAAGGGTACTCCTCAGTGAGCGATATCAGCCTCCAATCCTGCGTTTTGATTTTTGCCCTGGTAGTTGTACCTTTAAACAGGTTAGGTAGACTTTTTATACCTCATCATTTAGGATCAAtaatactaaaaaaaaacacagacataccTGTGGCTCTGCCTTAAGCCACTCTCTGTCTTTGTACTGTAACTATGTTGTGCAACAGGAATTTAACATGAATCAACAAGAACATTCGAGGCACCTGCTGCAATTTTAATGAGAACAGAATAGTGTAGACACAAAAATAGGACAGGTGCCTTCGTCATGTTCAGATATTTGGGAGTCTAGACTAAAGCTTCCTAGAATAAAGCTCCTGTTCTGACAAAAGTATGTATCTGCTTAAAAAATAGCTTGCATTGTTATGTGTTGCAGTAAAGATAAAGTGCCAAGTAGCTTCCCAGAATACCACAATTTCTGCTCAGCTTTGTGTTGCTATTTTAAAACTACACAGATTTTAAAGTGTTATTTGGGAGCCAATTTGGATTTCAgggctattaaaaaaaaaaaaaaaaaaaaaaaaaaaaaaaatcagggatTGTATCTTTTAAAACTCAAAATATAACATTACTTGGATGTCTTGTTAGTTGGATGCATTGTGTTATTTAGGGATATTAAGAGTGCTTTACATGTTTCTAAATTCGCCTATTACAATACAGGCCAGCTACAGTAACCTATGATTGACTCACATTGTCAGCTCAGCTCTGAATGAGGTtagaaacactttattttaatcAATCTTGCACCAgatctgtaaaataaatgcatttcaaACCAGATTATGGCTCAATTTTGAATCTTAAAGCAATGATTCAGTTTTGTCATGGTATTGTCATCAAAAAtgagtaaaaacacaaaaaagtgcagaacagaaatacacagaaggcttgtattgtgtggacgcaccaacagttttgttgtcattacttagaattcctcatggggggagcagaaactacaaactatagctttaaaacatATATCATCAATATTAAAATACTCTATATTCATATTAGGATCTGTTTGTTCACTGTAATCACTGTTCCTTTCTCAAGAAAACGAAACACTGTACATGCACAAATAAGGACAAACCCAGCAGGTGTATATTATAGGGCATGACCACCACCTAGTGGCAAACAGTGTCATCACAGGTTGAAATTAATGAAATAGCAACACATGCAGCCTctcattaaagaaaacacttaAACCATTAGCTCAAACATTAGCGTAGCATTCATCTTTAAGACATTATGGTGTAGTTCATATAAACCCTCCTATTGCTGCCAGCACAGCTTTACATGTGGCGACATATGTAACAATGTAAAAAACACATGGAACACAGCCTCCAGATTTTTTCGAGGATTAttcctttcatttttttatttttttatttgcccaCATAGTGGTGTTACCAGTATCAGTTGGtcggagtttttttttttttatttacaagcaGATTTTGGGTAAAATATTGTGCATGAGTTTAATCCAGATGACTGACTTGTATTATATTTTCTGATATACACTCCTGGCTGCCCTCTAAATTGAAGAGGTCCTCCTTATACTGTCCAATCACCGAAAAAACATTACACTTAATCTCCAAACCTTGGTTTGCCATCAGTCAGATTGgaacatttttacattgttacattttgcCACATGTAAATCTGTGCTGGCAGTACTAGGAGGGATTACATGACCTACACTTTAATGTCTTAAATCTTTAATTCACTTCAATAACAAAATATATCTCACTAATCAAAACAAATAATCTAATTGTATCTAGTGAAATGAGTGATTTGGCAGGGGAGTTTAACTCTTTTGCAAGGCACTATATGCATGTCAAATTCTCAtgaggggctgagcccccctaaaggtctgatcgcTGAAGTGCCCCTGTGGATAAATTACTATTTCCCCAGTAAAGGTTATGGTGAAATGTCAATTCTTTCAGCCTTTCCTGGTAATTGTGTTTGTTTGGTAAAACATCAGGAAAATAAgtacaaaagaaataaatatgCTCTCAAGGTAATATTAACAACAATATTAGTTTACCAAGGCACCAAGCCAGTAAGCAGCTCCCAAATTGGCAAAATCCCCAGGATATAGGCTTGTTTGTCCTGGCCCCGAGTCCGATGTTGAACAGGCCCACCATTATCTGTATAGTCTGAAAAAGATTCCAAACAGTGAATCTGTCTTTTATTTAAAATCTTAAGACCACTAGTTAACACTGTACATAAATGAATAGATTTTAGTTTCTCTCCCCCTAAGAACTAAAATGTCATTGCTCTGCATCAGCAACGTACACTGAGCAGCACATGGGACGGTAGCAAAAAGACTTGAGGATCTGACACAGCGGCGGTAACATGCTCTTACTGCCACAGTCACTCCTTTGTCTTTGAAGAAGTGATGGTCATCTGTCACACCTGCAACATGACATGGAGATGGCTTAATAGACGGAGTACTTATTCATCCAATTGGGGAAATTGCAGTGTTACAGGGCAGCAAAGTAAGAGACTAGATTAAATTAGACACAAAACTAAAAAGCAatgcaaaacaactacaaagtgacacaacactacagaaagacaaaagagacaaaaaaacaactagaGACAGGATTATTAATAATGTGCAGTTTACTATTGCTTAAAATGTTAGtcatttttacttattttacaAATGTGCCCTCCTTTATATAACTGTGCCCCAGTCTGGCTTCAACATTGAAGAGTTTTAAAAGCCACTGCTGCCTATCAAACCCAAATGCGCAGATGTGCAATCATGTAAATGTTTTGGAGCTGTAATGTTAtagtagagctgcaacaattaatcaattagctAGTCGATCCAAGAGAAAATTCATCTGCCACCATTTAGATAATCAGTAATCAGAAGTCCCTCCCTGATGTATACAAACCTAACATCTCCTTTAAAACCTGCATACACTTCTTCCCAATCATCTTTCATCTTTTGGCACTTCCAAAATATGTGACAAGCTTTTAGTTATTTTACTGGCAAATGTTCAATAATATTACCAAATATGCTGTAAAGATGATACATTCCATGGCTTAgtcattgtgttttttgttgcacTGGTGTGGCTGCTTGCATTTGAGATAATTCCTGTTAGGAATCAAATCTAATctgatccaatttttttttttaagggagTCCCCTTCttaaacacaaataaacaccaCAATCTGTACAAACATGTTTGATTGTCCGACAAGCAGTCTGAATTATATAACTGATATTTACGGTCCACACCTAAAATTTTACAGATAACCGAGCATATAAGTGATGGGGTTTTTGTTGAGCCGTCCACATTCTGACTATTGGAGTGGTTTGCTGTGAAATCTTCCTGGCTATAAGGTATAGTACAAAAATCAATTCCTTTGACCTCATTCTGGTAATAAAAACCTTCCAAGTGTATGCTTACCTTGGATAATGTATTAATAATGTATCCATGCATGAGGGATTTTAATGTGACATACAGAATTCTTTTTAGATTTCTCATCTTTCTGCAAGAATGATGGCTGGTCACACGTGCCTCCTTTTCCACTACATTTTGCTGTCTGTTGTGTAAGTATAATAAAGTTTTGaaagtaaaatacaaaaatataatgaTGGTGTTTAGGATGCCAATTTCAATTTGTGGCTTTGGAGTTATTATAACACCACAAAATCATGCTCTAAATCATCAGTGGTTTTTGTCGTGGAAAAGACCTGTTCTTCAATGACAATGGAAACCTCATACTCCCGGGGTCCTACAATATTCCATGGATGGCGGGCATTGAGAATTTCTGCACCCTCTCTCTCATCACCTTCCCCGGTGCCCATGACAGCATGGCCCTGTACGGAGGTCCAGAGGCTGAATGCCAGGCCTTGTCCCTGAAGGATCAGCTCAGGGCTGGCATTCGATTCCTGATTCTCAAAGTGTTCGGACTGGGTGATACCCTCTATGTCATGCATGGGGTCATGTACCAGCACAGCACTCTCAAGGATGTCCTAGCCACTGTCAGAGCCTTCCTGACAGAGTTTCAGACTGAAGCTGTGCTCATTAGAATCCAACCAGAGTCTTTTGAGAAAAACACTGTCAATCAAATGGTGCAGAGTCTGATTGGCAACGACCAGCATGTCTGGGTGACTTCTGGTATGCCAAATATGGGTCAGGTCCGGGGGAAAATAGTCTTTTTGCAGAAGAGCACCTTCACACTAGGAATTCCCCTCATAGATACAGACGGGAAAGGTCAAACCAAGGTTAGCAACGTTAAAGATAAAGACAACAGAATTATAAAGCAGCTAAACCAAGCCACTGAAGCCTGTGGGGGCGATAATGCGGTTCTGACTTACACTAGCGGCACTGGCTTTAGTACTTT
It includes:
- the LOC116036094 gene encoding uncharacterized protein LOC116036094, translating into MMAGHTCLLFHYILLSVVGFCRGKDLFFNDNGNLILPGSYNIPWMAGIENFCTLSLITFPGAHDSMALYGGPEAECQALSLKDQLRAGIRFLILKVFGLGDTLYVMHGVMYQHSTLKDVLATVRAFLTEFQTEAVLIRIQPESFEKNTVNQMVQSLIGNDQHVWVTSGMPNMGQVRGKIVFLQKSTFTLGIPLIDTDGKGQTKVSNVKDKDNRIIKQLNQATEACGGDNAVLTYTSGTGFSTFWGMFLTPKRVAEKVNPWLNQYLRQFYPNQPRPCFGIIAMDFPGIDLIQTVINLNWW